From the genome of Desulfobotulus pelophilus:
CGGAAATGTTGGATTATCGTTTATTTGCCTTTGTTATTCAGGATGAATCCGGTGTGGATGCATGGATTGATCCGACCATGTTTCGTGATGCCTTCTCACGCATTGTTCAGGATGATTTGCGGCTGGATTCGGATAAGGATATTCGTTTCATGGGTAGCGAAGACGCGAAGGCGGAGCAGGTATGCATTGCAAAAAAGGATCTGGAAGTGCGGACTTTCAGAGAGGCCTCCTTTACGGCCCATCTTTATCTGTCCACGGGCCGCACGCTGTTGCCCTATCATGATGATATTCTTGAAAGTCTGCTCAGTGGCCTTAGGGTGTCTCTTATCAATCATGTCCGTATTCGCAGGCTTGAGGGTGCTGTTTCGGAAGATTTTTTAACCGGATGTTACAATCGTCGGGAATTTGACCGTCAGCTGGAAAGGCATGTTGCAGGGGTACAGAGGCATGGCAAAGATTTTGCGGTAGTACTTTTTGATCTTGACCATTTTAAAGGCATCAATGATACTTTTGGGCATCCCGCAGGGGATCGTGTGTTGCGCAGCGTTGCCAAGGCTGTTCAGCACACGATTCGAACAGGAGATGTTCTGTGCAGGTATGGCGGAGAGGAGTTTGCCATTTTGCTTCCTGAAACCGATGGTATGAAAGCTGCCGATCTGGCGGAGCGCCTGAGGGTTTCTATTCAGGGGCTTTGTATTAAAGATGACGACAATTTTCTTATCAGTGTAACAGCCAGTTTTGGTGTTGCCAGTGCTGACAGCCGGATGTCGGCAGGAGATCTGCTGGTTGAAGCCGATGCTATGCTCTATCGTGCCAAAAATGAAGGGCGCAACCGGGTTGTGCTGAGTCAGGACTGATCTTATCCTGCTCATAATTTGATTCTGCTGGTTGAAAAATTGTATCCCATACAAAAGGAGCCACTGGTTTGCAGGCAGGCTCCTTTTTGTATGGAAAAGAAGATTTGGGATCTTGCGGTCCTGTCTTTTTTCCGTGACACTGTCCTACCCACGCACCCTCAATTGACAGGCCGTTGAACCCGCCGTATAGTAGTAAACATTGTACTGCCCATTCTCGGAAGCCTTCTACCTTTACGGCCTGTCAGAGTCCCTTTTTTTCTGTCCGGCCTTTTTCCAAGGGGGGCCATGCCTGGCATACCTACCTATGATCTGAGTGATAAAGACTTCAGCTATTTCAGCCGTCTTGTATACGAAAAATGCGGTATCCATCTGCATGAAGGGAAGAAAGAGCTGGTCCGTTCCCGTTTGTCCAAACGCCTTCGTGAGCTTAATTTCACAGGTTTTTCCATGTATCTTCAGTATCTTCAGGGGCCTGGTGGTGAGGCGGAACTGATTTTCATGCTGGATGCCATTTCCACCAATCTTACCAGTTTTTTCCGGGAAAAAAGGCATTTTGAATTCCTTGAAAATGAAGGGTTGAAAAATATTACTGCGCTTATGCAGCGGGAAGGAAGAAAAGAGCTGCATATCTGGAGTGCGGGATGTTCCACCGGAGAAGAACCCTATTCTTTGGGGATTTGTTTTTCGGAGGCGCTGGGAGCCCTTTCACGTTTCGATGTCAGAATTCTTGCTACAGATCTTTCAACCCGGGTTCTGGAGACAGCGCAGTCCGGTATTTATCCTGAAGCAAAGGTGGCAGGGCTTTCACAGACTCTTCTGCACCGTTATTTTCTCAGGGGCAAGGGGAAGCGGAGGGGGCATGTCAGGGTGATACCTTCGCTTCGGGATATGATTGGTTTCCGCCGGTTCAATTTGATGGATCCCTTTCCCGTTGCGCTCACTTTTGATGTGGTATTTTGTCGTAATGTTATGATTTATTTTGATAAACCTACTCAGGAAGCTCTTGTTGGAAAATTTTATAATTGTCTCAGGCCGGGAGGGTATCTTTTCATTGGTCATTCTGAGAGTCTTATGGGAATTGAACATCGTTTCCGGTATGTCCAGCCGACTATTTACCTAAAAAGCTGAGTTCTTGTGAGGAGATTGTATGGAAAAAGCAGCATCCGGTGTGCAGGCCATTCTGGATGAGGTGGCGCTGCGGGTGGTAACCCTTGAGGCTGATGATATTCCGGGCCTTGGTCTGCTGCTTTCTGATCTGGATCATTTGGCGCAGGCTTTGCTAGCTTCCGGATCAGCGGAAGTTTCCCTGCAGATAGTGGCTGGGTTACGCGCATTTACCGAGCGTCTGATTCTTCAGGATGAAAGGGAAACTCTTCCTCTGGAGGATGCAGTCCGTTGTCTGCAGGAAATGGAAAGGGTTCATGCCCATGGGGATCTGTGGACAGGGGACCTTTCCGGTGTTCTGGATATGTTGCAGGGAAAAAAACAGGAAGACTTCAGGTTGGAGGATGGTCGCAATAATGAGGGGGCTGCCCGGATTTTTCAGGAGCAGGATCTTGATATCCTGTCGGATTTTGTTGTTGAAGCTTCCGAGAGCCTTGAGAAAATTGAGGTCAGTCTGATTGACCTTGAAGATGAACCCGAAGATGCCGAAATTCTCAATGCCATTTTTCGTCCTTTCCATACCATTAAAGGGGTGTCGGGGTTTCTGGATCTTTTTGAGATTAATCGGCTTGCCCATAGTACGGAAAATTTGTTGGATAGCGTCAGGCAGGGTAGCATCACAGTGAATCGTGATATTGTTGATATGATTCTGACCTCGGTGGATTTTTTACGGCGTCTTATCGGATGTGTGGAAACCGGGCTTGCGAATCAGGGTAGAATGTCCCGCTGTGATGTGGACATAACTCCCTTGATTCAGCGTATGGATACCTATGAGGAATCCCGTGAGCGGCTGGGTGAAATACTGATCCGTAAAGGGCTTGTTTCTGAGGATGTTGTCTGTCAGAGCCTGGAACAGCAAAAAGTGGAAGGTAAGCCTCTGGGAGAAATTCTGGTGGCTGGAGAAAAGGTTGCCTCAAATGAGGTAAGCGAGGCATTGCTTGAGCAGAAAAAAAGCCGGAGCGGAATGGCAAAGGGGGCTAATCTCCAGGTCAAGGTGGATACCGGTAAGCTGGATAACCTTGTGGATCTTACAGGCGAGCTGGTGATCGCTCAGGCAATGCTGCGTCAGCAGGCACAGGATAAAAGGGTCGATTTTTCCCAGAATATGGGGCGGCTGGGGCAGATTGTTTCGGGAATTCAAAAGCTTGCCATGAGTATGCGCATGGTACAGATAGGTAGTACCTTCCAGAAGATGGTTCGGTTGGTGCGTGAGCTTTCCAGAAGTTCCGGAAAGAATGTATCGCTTGAAATGACGGGTCAGGATACGGAAATTGATCGAAATGTGGTGGAAACTCTGTATGAACCGATGGTTCATATGATCCGTAATGCCGTAGACCACGGTCTGGAAATGCCTGAAGAACGTAAAAAAGCTGGAAAAACAGAAAAAGGGACCATCGGTCTTCAGGCCTATCACAAGGGTGGCAGTATTGTGATTGAAATGTCTGATGATGGAAGGGGGCTGAATGCGGACAGGTTGCTGGCCAAGGGTATGGAAAAAGGTCTGATTCCTGAAGGGGCTCATCTGAAGGAGCAGGAAATTTTTGATCTGATTTTTCATCCGGGCTTTTCGACAGCAGCTGCGATTACGGATGTATCCGGTCGGGGAGTAGGTATGGATGTGGTCAAGCGGGTTGTGGAAACCCTGAGAGGAAGGCTTGAAATCCGTTCTTCTGAAGGGGAGGGAACTACCTTTGTCATGACCCTTCCCCTGACCATGGCTATCATAGAGGGAATGCTCATCCGTATAGGAAGAGAGCGCTATATTATCCCGGCCATTGCCATTGTTGAATCTTTTCGTCCTTCCCGCAGTGATGTTGTGGGTATTGCCAGGCAGGGCGAGGTGGTAATGGTAAGAGGAGAGCTGGTGCCGTTGCTTCGCCTTGGCAAAATTTGCGGTATCCATGCGGATTTTGACAATCCATGGGAAGCTATTGTTGTTGTGGTGGAAAACAAGGGACGAAAACGGGCACTGCTTTTGGATGAACTTCTGGGTAAAGAAGAATTTGTGATTAAAAGTATGGGAGAAACTTTTGGTCATCTTTCTTTTCTGGCCGGGGGAACGATTCTGGGTGAT
Proteins encoded in this window:
- a CDS encoding GGDEF domain-containing protein, which codes for MKPHSYAHATLKESMRTIARMLGWVRNTDYRLLNEYLLVMQEKEDLDSLLAEVARCLSEMLDYRLFAFVIQDESGVDAWIDPTMFRDAFSRIVQDDLRLDSDKDIRFMGSEDAKAEQVCIAKKDLEVRTFREASFTAHLYLSTGRTLLPYHDDILESLLSGLRVSLINHVRIRRLEGAVSEDFLTGCYNRREFDRQLERHVAGVQRHGKDFAVVLFDLDHFKGINDTFGHPAGDRVLRSVAKAVQHTIRTGDVLCRYGGEEFAILLPETDGMKAADLAERLRVSIQGLCIKDDDNFLISVTASFGVASADSRMSAGDLLVEADAMLYRAKNEGRNRVVLSQD
- a CDS encoding CheR family methyltransferase, coding for MPGIPTYDLSDKDFSYFSRLVYEKCGIHLHEGKKELVRSRLSKRLRELNFTGFSMYLQYLQGPGGEAELIFMLDAISTNLTSFFREKRHFEFLENEGLKNITALMQREGRKELHIWSAGCSTGEEPYSLGICFSEALGALSRFDVRILATDLSTRVLETAQSGIYPEAKVAGLSQTLLHRYFLRGKGKRRGHVRVIPSLRDMIGFRRFNLMDPFPVALTFDVVFCRNVMIYFDKPTQEALVGKFYNCLRPGGYLFIGHSESLMGIEHRFRYVQPTIYLKS
- a CDS encoding chemotaxis protein CheA yields the protein MEKAASGVQAILDEVALRVVTLEADDIPGLGLLLSDLDHLAQALLASGSAEVSLQIVAGLRAFTERLILQDERETLPLEDAVRCLQEMERVHAHGDLWTGDLSGVLDMLQGKKQEDFRLEDGRNNEGAARIFQEQDLDILSDFVVEASESLEKIEVSLIDLEDEPEDAEILNAIFRPFHTIKGVSGFLDLFEINRLAHSTENLLDSVRQGSITVNRDIVDMILTSVDFLRRLIGCVETGLANQGRMSRCDVDITPLIQRMDTYEESRERLGEILIRKGLVSEDVVCQSLEQQKVEGKPLGEILVAGEKVASNEVSEALLEQKKSRSGMAKGANLQVKVDTGKLDNLVDLTGELVIAQAMLRQQAQDKRVDFSQNMGRLGQIVSGIQKLAMSMRMVQIGSTFQKMVRLVRELSRSSGKNVSLEMTGQDTEIDRNVVETLYEPMVHMIRNAVDHGLEMPEERKKAGKTEKGTIGLQAYHKGGSIVIEMSDDGRGLNADRLLAKGMEKGLIPEGAHLKEQEIFDLIFHPGFSTAAAITDVSGRGVGMDVVKRVVETLRGRLEIRSSEGEGTTFVMTLPLTMAIIEGMLIRIGRERYIIPAIAIVESFRPSRSDVVGIARQGEVVMVRGELVPLLRLGKICGIHADFDNPWEAIVVVVENKGRKRALLLDELLGKEEFVIKSMGETFGHLSFLAGGTILGDGHVGLILDMAGLFDMADGMPPEKRWHPAGPEKRDEEGP